One segment of Zonotrichia albicollis isolate bZonAlb1 chromosome 4, bZonAlb1.hap1, whole genome shotgun sequence DNA contains the following:
- the GSG1 gene encoding germ cell-specific gene 1 protein isoform X2 — translation MELLKGLPLRRTFLAVILNLLALTLSTTALLGSYWCTGTQKVPKPLCGKNKASQCVGVPMPSDADTSNVSSEDTVHYSWETGDDRFAFRYFHTGMWLSCEESMEGPEEKCRSFIELSPPAERGILWLSLGSEMLYISLLLISFILLMVEILHTGNPVCGMKLNAFAAVSSVLSGLLGMVAHMMYTQVFQATVNLGPEDWRPHTWDYGWAFYMAWASFTCCMASAVTTLNTYTKTILEFKRNHIKGYDGTLKDHPQHHQCFIQQISSYYEPKGKVFHSVSEGVDFYTDLQQKILQREPELDLDEVLGQTIGEDRC, via the exons atggagctgctgaagggacTGCCATTGCGCCGCACTTTCCTGGCTGTCATCCTCAACCTGCTGGCTCTCACCCTCTCCACCACAGCCTTGCTGGGCAGCTACTGGTGCACCGGGACCCAGAAAGTACCCAAGCCTTTGTGTGGGAAGAACAAAGCCTCCCAGTGTGTGGGTGTGCCCATGCCGTCCGATGCAGACACGAGCAATGTTTCCTCTGAGGACACAGTGCACTACAGCTGGGAGACTGGGGATGACCGCTTTGCCTTCAGATACTTCCACACAGGGATGTGGCTTTCCTGTGAAGAGAGCATGGAAGGCCCAG AAGAGAAATGCCGCAGCTTTATTGAGCTTTCACCACCAGCAGAGAGAG GAATCCTGTGGCTGTCACTGGGATCAGAGATGCTGTACATCAGCTTGCTGCTCATCAGCTTCATCCTCCTGATGGTGGAAATTCTGCACACTGGCAATCCTGTGTGTGGGATGAAGCTCAATGCCTTTGCTGCTGTCTCCTCAGTGCTGTCAG GTCTCCTTGGGATGGTGGCACACATGATGTACACTCAAGTCTTCCAGGCAACAGTTAATCTGGGACCAGAGGACTGGAGGCCGCACACATGGGACTACGGCTGGGCATTCTA CATGGCCTGGGCCTCCTTCACCTGCTGCATGGCCTCTGCTGTCACCACTCTCAATACCTACACCAAGACGATACTGGAGTTCAAAAGAAACCACATCAAGGGATACGATGGGACCCTCAAGGATCACCCTCAGCACCACCAGTGCTTCATACAGCAAATAAGCAGCTACTATGAGCCCAAAGGCAAGGTCTTCCATTCAGTCTCTGAGGGAGTCGACTTCTACACTGATCTGCAGCAGAAAATACTGCAGAGGGAACCAGAGCTGGACCTGGATGAAGTCTTGGGCCAGACAATTGGGGAGGATCGCTGTTAG
- the GSG1 gene encoding germ cell-specific gene 1 protein isoform X1: protein MSCCFVRMLAFPASNTLCWSTTEMELLKGLPLRRTFLAVILNLLALTLSTTALLGSYWCTGTQKVPKPLCGKNKASQCVGVPMPSDADTSNVSSEDTVHYSWETGDDRFAFRYFHTGMWLSCEESMEGPEEKCRSFIELSPPAERGILWLSLGSEMLYISLLLISFILLMVEILHTGNPVCGMKLNAFAAVSSVLSGLLGMVAHMMYTQVFQATVNLGPEDWRPHTWDYGWAFYMAWASFTCCMASAVTTLNTYTKTILEFKRNHIKGYDGTLKDHPQHHQCFIQQISSYYEPKGKVFHSVSEGVDFYTDLQQKILQREPELDLDEVLGQTIGEDRC, encoded by the exons atggagctgctgaagggacTGCCATTGCGCCGCACTTTCCTGGCTGTCATCCTCAACCTGCTGGCTCTCACCCTCTCCACCACAGCCTTGCTGGGCAGCTACTGGTGCACCGGGACCCAGAAAGTACCCAAGCCTTTGTGTGGGAAGAACAAAGCCTCCCAGTGTGTGGGTGTGCCCATGCCGTCCGATGCAGACACGAGCAATGTTTCCTCTGAGGACACAGTGCACTACAGCTGGGAGACTGGGGATGACCGCTTTGCCTTCAGATACTTCCACACAGGGATGTGGCTTTCCTGTGAAGAGAGCATGGAAGGCCCAG AAGAGAAATGCCGCAGCTTTATTGAGCTTTCACCACCAGCAGAGAGAG GAATCCTGTGGCTGTCACTGGGATCAGAGATGCTGTACATCAGCTTGCTGCTCATCAGCTTCATCCTCCTGATGGTGGAAATTCTGCACACTGGCAATCCTGTGTGTGGGATGAAGCTCAATGCCTTTGCTGCTGTCTCCTCAGTGCTGTCAG GTCTCCTTGGGATGGTGGCACACATGATGTACACTCAAGTCTTCCAGGCAACAGTTAATCTGGGACCAGAGGACTGGAGGCCGCACACATGGGACTACGGCTGGGCATTCTA CATGGCCTGGGCCTCCTTCACCTGCTGCATGGCCTCTGCTGTCACCACTCTCAATACCTACACCAAGACGATACTGGAGTTCAAAAGAAACCACATCAAGGGATACGATGGGACCCTCAAGGATCACCCTCAGCACCACCAGTGCTTCATACAGCAAATAAGCAGCTACTATGAGCCCAAAGGCAAGGTCTTCCATTCAGTCTCTGAGGGAGTCGACTTCTACACTGATCTGCAGCAGAAAATACTGCAGAGGGAACCAGAGCTGGACCTGGATGAAGTCTTGGGCCAGACAATTGGGGAGGATCGCTGTTAG